The following are encoded in a window of Diorhabda sublineata isolate icDioSubl1.1 chromosome 3, icDioSubl1.1, whole genome shotgun sequence genomic DNA:
- the LOC130441913 gene encoding transport and Golgi organization protein 11, protein MSTNSSPTHYTDDAFVSDVNFKVGINQKMKVPDRITFSSDINGDSRGSWTGDNLDMNVPERILVAGQHQHVGTRAPPREIVFDNSIIPTEPYSYDLPRVATPPRTLTLDKYPFPGVDEYEDPYVEEDQLPVVKTAPKIRMNDVSFHLGNQFNDSSTQLYAGEGLTPAEEVIHLRRQMAKLNRRIMALELENINRLQKEKIVVGFGIAYFLLKVIIWMNRN, encoded by the exons ATGTCCACAAACTCAAGTCCAACACATTACACCGATGATGCATTTGTCAGTGATGTTAATTTCAAAGTAggaattaatcaaaaaatgaagGTTCCTGACAGAATAACCTTTTCATCAGATATAAACGGCGATAGTAGAGGCTCTTGGACAGGGGATAATTTAGATATGAATGTACCAGAACGGATATTGGTAGCAGGACAGCATCAGCATGTTG GTACTAGAGCTCCACCTCGTGaaatagtttttgataattCTATTATCCCTACAGAACCTTATTCTTATGACTTACCTCGTGTGGCTACTCCACCACGAACCCTTACTTTGGACAAATATCCTTTTCCAGGTGTAGACGAATATGAAGATCCCTATGTCGAAGAAGACCAATTGCCTGTAGTCAAGACTGCTCCAAAAATCAGAATGAATGATGTCAGTTTCCATTTAGGCAATCAATTTAATGATTCATCAACTCAGTTATATGCAGGGGAGGGTCTAACTCCTGCTGAAGAAGTGATACACTTAAGAAGACAGATGGCTAAGTTAAATAGAAGAATTATGGCTTtagaattagaaaatattaatagattacaaaaagaaaaaattgttgttggTTTTGGAATTgcatattttctattgaaagttATCATTTGGATGAATAGgaattaa